A single region of the Streptomyces caelestis genome encodes:
- the manA gene encoding mannose-6-phosphate isomerase, class I codes for MDRLDNTIRPYAWGSPTAIPHLLGTEPTGEPQAEMWMGAHPGAPSRTGRGTLVEVIDAAPEKELGPAAVAKFGPRLPFLLKILAAGAPLSLQVHPDLAQAKEGYADEERRGIPVDAPHRNYKDANHKPELICALTEFDGLCGFRDPLEAAGLLDDLGIDSLKPYVDLLHAHPEDAALREVLTAILTADPEEMSRTVAEAAAACTRLGGAYAPYADIAHHYPGDPGVIAAMLLNHVRLQPGEALYLGAGVPHAYLNGLGVEIMANSDNVLRCGLTPKHVDVPELLRIVRFRPSDPGVLRPEASPDGEEVYETPIDEFRLSRYVLPEAGSVHDLTRATPQILLCTAGTVRAGEHDLSPGRSVFVPAGEKAEVSGTGTLFRATVVA; via the coding sequence ATGGACCGCCTCGACAACACCATCCGCCCCTACGCCTGGGGTTCCCCCACCGCCATCCCGCACCTGCTCGGCACCGAACCGACCGGCGAGCCGCAGGCGGAGATGTGGATGGGCGCCCACCCGGGCGCACCCTCACGCACCGGCCGGGGCACGCTCGTCGAGGTCATCGACGCCGCCCCGGAAAAGGAACTCGGACCGGCCGCGGTCGCCAAGTTCGGCCCCCGCCTGCCCTTCCTCCTCAAGATCCTCGCCGCCGGCGCCCCGCTCTCCCTCCAGGTCCACCCCGACCTCGCGCAGGCCAAGGAGGGCTACGCGGACGAGGAGCGCCGCGGCATCCCCGTGGACGCCCCGCACCGCAACTACAAGGACGCCAACCACAAGCCCGAACTGATCTGCGCCCTCACCGAGTTCGACGGCCTGTGCGGCTTCCGCGACCCGCTGGAGGCCGCCGGCCTGCTCGACGACCTCGGCATCGACTCCCTCAAGCCGTACGTCGACCTGCTGCACGCCCACCCCGAGGACGCCGCCCTGCGCGAGGTCCTCACGGCGATCCTCACCGCCGACCCCGAGGAGATGTCCCGGACGGTCGCGGAGGCGGCGGCCGCCTGCACCCGCCTCGGCGGCGCCTACGCCCCCTACGCCGACATCGCTCACCACTACCCGGGCGACCCCGGCGTCATCGCCGCGATGCTGCTGAACCACGTCCGGCTCCAGCCCGGCGAGGCCCTCTACCTCGGCGCCGGCGTCCCGCACGCCTACCTGAACGGCCTCGGCGTCGAGATCATGGCCAACTCCGACAACGTCCTGCGCTGCGGCCTGACCCCCAAGCACGTCGACGTCCCCGAACTCCTGCGCATCGTCCGCTTCCGCCCCAGCGACCCCGGCGTCCTGCGCCCGGAGGCCTCCCCGGACGGCGAGGAGGTCTACGAGACTCCGATCGACGAGTTCCGCCTGTCCCGCTACGTCCTCCCCGAGGCCGGCAGCGTCCACGACCTCACCCGCGCGACCCCGCAGATCCTGCTCTGCACCGCCGGCACGGTCCGGGCGGGCGAGCACGACCTGAGCCCGGGCCGGTCCGTCTTCGTCCCGGCCGGCGAAAAGGCCGAAGTGTCCGGAACGGGAACGCTTTTCCGGGCCACCGTCGTCGCCTGA
- a CDS encoding DUF58 domain-containing protein — protein sequence MALTGRAALLAALGSLPVGIWEPSWTGLLAVNAPLAVACACDFALAAPVRRLGLTRSGDTSVRLGDGADVTLTITNPSRRPLRARLRDAWPPSTWQPGTETTASRHRLTVPPGERRRVTTRLRPTRRGDRQADRITIRSYGPLGLFSRQGTHKAPWTVRVLPPFTSRKHLPSKLARLRELDGRTSVLIRGQGTEFDSLREYVPGDDTRSIDWRATARQSAVAVRTWRPERDRHILLVLDTGRTSAGRVGDAPRLDASMDAALLLAALASRAGDRVDLLAYDRKVRALVQGRTAGDVLPSLVNAMATLEPELVETNARGLTATALRTSPRRSLIVLLTTLDAAPIEEGLLPVLSQLTQRHTVLLASVADPHITEMAKARGHVGAVYEAAAAAQAQSERHRTAEQLRRHGVTVVDATPDDLAPALADAYLALKAAGRL from the coding sequence ATGGCACTCACCGGACGCGCCGCCCTCCTCGCAGCCCTGGGTTCCCTCCCCGTCGGCATCTGGGAACCCAGCTGGACGGGCCTCCTGGCGGTCAACGCACCCCTCGCCGTAGCCTGCGCCTGCGACTTCGCCTTGGCCGCCCCCGTACGACGCCTGGGCCTGACCCGCTCCGGCGACACCTCCGTGCGCCTTGGCGACGGTGCGGACGTGACCCTCACCATCACCAACCCGTCCCGCCGCCCCCTCCGGGCCCGACTCCGCGACGCCTGGCCCCCGAGCACCTGGCAGCCGGGCACGGAGACGACGGCCTCCCGCCACCGCCTCACGGTCCCGCCGGGCGAACGCCGGCGCGTGACGACCCGACTGCGCCCCACCCGCCGAGGTGACCGCCAGGCCGACCGGATCACCATCCGCTCGTACGGCCCGCTAGGCCTCTTCTCCCGCCAGGGCACCCACAAAGCCCCCTGGACGGTGCGCGTCCTGCCCCCGTTCACCAGTCGCAAGCACCTGCCCTCCAAGCTGGCCCGCCTGCGCGAACTGGACGGACGCACCAGCGTCCTCATCCGCGGCCAGGGCACCGAATTCGACAGCCTGCGCGAGTACGTCCCCGGCGACGACACCCGCTCCATCGACTGGCGCGCCACGGCCCGCCAGTCCGCAGTCGCCGTACGTACCTGGCGCCCGGAACGCGACCGCCACATCCTCCTGGTCCTCGACACCGGCCGCACCTCGGCAGGCCGCGTGGGCGACGCACCCCGCCTCGACGCCTCCATGGACGCGGCCCTCCTCCTCGCAGCCCTCGCGTCCCGCGCCGGCGACCGCGTCGATCTCCTCGCCTACGACCGCAAGGTCCGCGCCCTCGTCCAGGGCCGCACGGCAGGCGATGTCCTTCCCTCCCTGGTCAACGCGATGGCCACGCTCGAGCCCGAGCTCGTCGAGACGAACGCCCGAGGCCTCACGGCCACGGCCCTGCGCACGTCCCCCCGTCGCTCCCTGATCGTGCTCCTCACCACCCTGGACGCGGCCCCCATCGAAGAGGGCCTCCTCCCGGTCCTCTCCCAGCTCACCCAGCGCCACACGGTCCTGCTGGCATCAGTAGCGGACCCGCACATCACTGAAATGGCCAAGGCACGCGGACACGTGGGCGCCGTCTACGAGGCAGCCGCAGCTGCCCAGGCCCAGTCCGAACGTCACCGCACCGCAGAACAACTCCGCCGTCACGGTGTAACAGTCGTGGACGCGACCCCGGACGACCTGGCGCCGGCACTGGCGGACGCGTACTTGGCATTGAAGGCGGCCGGACGCCTGTGA
- a CDS encoding cation diffusion facilitator family transporter produces MSASGGTKAIVAALVANLAIAVAKFVAFLFSNSSSMLAESVHSLADSGNQALLLLGGKKAKREATPQHPFGYGRERYIYAFLVSIVLFSVGGMFALYEGYEKIKHPHELTHWYWPVGVLVFAIIAESFSFRTAIKESNVLRGKRSWKEFVRHAKAPELPVVLLEDLGALVGLILALGGVGLALLTGDSVWDGIGTLCIGILLILIALVLAAETKSLLLGESAGAEETQKIEAAVVDGDTVTRIIHMRTLHLGPEELLVAAKIAVRHEETATEIAAAIDAAESRIREAVPIARVIYLEPDIYSEAEAAKGSDPEASPGGPTPHATDH; encoded by the coding sequence ATGAGCGCGTCAGGCGGCACCAAGGCGATCGTGGCGGCACTGGTCGCCAACCTCGCGATCGCGGTAGCGAAGTTCGTGGCGTTCCTCTTCAGCAACTCGTCGTCGATGCTCGCCGAGTCCGTCCACTCGCTCGCCGACTCCGGCAACCAGGCGCTGCTCCTGCTCGGCGGCAAGAAGGCCAAGCGCGAGGCCACCCCGCAACACCCCTTCGGCTACGGCCGCGAGCGCTACATCTACGCCTTCCTCGTCTCCATCGTCCTCTTCTCGGTCGGCGGCATGTTCGCCCTCTACGAGGGCTACGAGAAGATCAAGCACCCGCACGAGCTGACGCACTGGTACTGGCCGGTGGGCGTCCTGGTCTTCGCGATCATCGCCGAGTCCTTCTCCTTCCGCACGGCCATCAAGGAGTCCAACGTCCTGCGCGGCAAGCGCTCCTGGAAGGAGTTCGTCCGCCACGCCAAGGCCCCCGAGCTCCCGGTCGTCCTCCTGGAGGACCTCGGCGCCCTCGTCGGCCTGATCCTCGCCCTCGGCGGCGTCGGCCTCGCCCTGCTCACCGGCGACAGCGTCTGGGACGGCATCGGCACCCTCTGCATCGGCATCCTGCTCATCCTGATCGCCCTGGTCCTCGCCGCCGAGACCAAGTCGCTGCTGCTCGGCGAGTCCGCCGGCGCCGAGGAGACTCAGAAGATCGAGGCCGCCGTCGTCGACGGCGACACGGTCACCCGCATCATCCACATGCGCACGCTCCACCTCGGCCCCGAGGAACTCCTCGTCGCCGCCAAGATCGCCGTCCGCCACGAGGAGACGGCCACCGAGATCGCCGCCGCCATCGACGCCGCCGAGTCCCGCATCCGCGAGGCCGTCCCGATCGCCCGCGTGATCTACCTCGAGCCGGACATCTACAGCGAGGCCGAAGCCGCCAAGGGCTCCGACCCCGAGGCAAGCCCCGGCGGCCCCACCCCGCACGCCACCGACCACTGA
- a CDS encoding DUF3499 domain-containing protein, whose protein sequence is MESRRGPLKSAVPSNVVSPVRRCSRTACGRPAVATLTYVYADSTAVLGPLATYAEPHCYDLCAEHSERLTAPRGWEVVRLLDGSAPARPSGDDLEALANAVREAARPQGRAAGAGGGGRTADPMEVARRGHLRVLRSPDN, encoded by the coding sequence GTGGAGAGTCGTCGCGGCCCGCTCAAGAGTGCGGTACCGTCCAACGTCGTGAGCCCTGTACGTCGCTGTTCGCGCACCGCCTGCGGCCGTCCCGCCGTCGCGACGCTGACGTACGTCTACGCCGACTCGACCGCGGTCCTCGGCCCGCTCGCCACCTACGCCGAACCCCACTGCTACGACCTGTGCGCCGAGCACTCCGAGCGCCTCACCGCCCCGCGCGGCTGGGAGGTCGTCCGGCTCCTCGACGGTTCGGCCCCGGCGCGCCCCAGCGGCGACGACCTGGAAGCGCTTGCGAACGCCGTGCGAGAGGCGGCCCGTCCTCAGGGGCGGGCCGCCGGGGCAGGTGGCGGCGGGCGCACGGCCGACCCGATGGAGGTCGCCCGGCGAGGGCACCTGCGCGTTCTCCGGTCTCCCGACAACTGA
- a CDS encoding phosphomannomutase/phosphoglucomutase, with amino-acid sequence MAADLSQVVKAYDVRGVVPDQWDESLAELFGAAFVRVTGASAIATGHDMRPSSPGLSRAFARGAAALGADVTEIGLCSTDQLYYASGALNLPGAMFTASHNPAQYNGIKMCRMGAAPVGQDTGLAEIRELVERWSESGAPEPAATPGTITGRDTLSDYAAHLRSLVDLASIRPLKVVVDAGNGMGGHTVPEVFAGLPLTLVPMYFELDGTFPNHEANPLDPANLVDLQKRVREEGADLGLAFDGDADRCFVVDERGEPVSPSVITALVASRELARHGGSGTIIHNLITSWSVPEVVAENGGTAVRTRVGHSFIKAEMASTGAIFGGEHSAHYYFRDFWNADTGMLAALHVLAALGGQPGTLSALVAQYDRYAGSGEINSTVTDQAARLAAIRSAYEGREGITLDDLDGLTVSATDWWFNVRPSNTEPLLRLNAEARDPETMARVRDEALAIIRA; translated from the coding sequence GTGGCTGCTGATCTGTCGCAGGTCGTGAAGGCGTACGACGTACGCGGGGTCGTCCCCGACCAGTGGGACGAGTCCCTGGCCGAGCTCTTCGGAGCGGCCTTCGTGCGGGTCACCGGCGCGAGCGCCATCGCGACCGGGCACGACATGCGGCCCTCCTCGCCGGGCCTGTCGCGTGCCTTCGCGCGTGGGGCTGCGGCGCTGGGCGCCGACGTGACCGAGATCGGCCTGTGCTCCACGGACCAGCTCTACTACGCCTCGGGCGCGCTGAACCTGCCGGGCGCCATGTTCACCGCCTCCCACAACCCGGCGCAGTACAACGGCATCAAGATGTGCCGCATGGGCGCCGCCCCGGTCGGCCAGGACACCGGCCTCGCCGAGATCCGCGAACTGGTCGAGCGCTGGAGCGAGTCGGGCGCCCCCGAGCCCGCCGCGACACCCGGAACCATCACCGGCCGCGACACGTTGTCGGACTACGCGGCGCACCTGCGCTCCCTGGTCGACCTGGCCTCCATCCGCCCCCTGAAGGTCGTCGTCGACGCGGGCAACGGCATGGGCGGCCACACGGTCCCCGAGGTCTTCGCCGGCCTGCCGCTGACGCTGGTCCCGATGTACTTCGAACTCGACGGCACCTTCCCCAACCACGAGGCCAACCCCCTCGACCCGGCCAACCTCGTCGACCTCCAGAAGCGGGTCCGCGAAGAGGGCGCCGACCTCGGCCTCGCCTTCGACGGCGACGCCGACCGCTGCTTCGTCGTCGACGAGCGCGGTGAGCCGGTCTCCCCGTCGGTGATCACCGCCCTGGTGGCCTCCCGCGAACTGGCCAGGCACGGCGGCAGCGGCACGATCATCCACAACCTGATCACGTCCTGGTCGGTCCCCGAGGTCGTCGCGGAGAACGGCGGCACCGCGGTCCGCACCCGCGTGGGCCACTCCTTCATCAAGGCCGAGATGGCCAGCACCGGCGCGATCTTCGGCGGCGAACACTCCGCCCACTACTACTTCCGCGACTTCTGGAACGCGGACACGGGCATGCTGGCCGCCCTCCACGTCCTGGCGGCCCTCGGCGGCCAGCCGGGCACCCTCTCCGCCCTCGTCGCCCAGTACGACCGCTACGCCGGCTCCGGCGAGATCAACTCCACGGTCACCGACCAGGCGGCCCGCCTCGCCGCGATCCGCTCCGCCTACGAGGGCCGTGAGGGCATCACCCTCGACGACCTGGACGGCCTGACCGTCTCCGCCACCGACTGGTGGTTCAACGTCCGCCCCTCCAACACGGAACCCCTGCTCCGCCTGAACGCGGAGGCCAGGGACCCGGAGACGATGGCCAGGGTCAGGGACGAGGCACTGGCGATCATCAGGGCCTGA
- a CDS encoding stage II sporulation protein M: MDLDVFVSAHRAEWDRLEALLRRQRRLSGAEADELVTLYQRAATHLSLIQSSAPDPQLTGRLSQLVARARGAVTGTRRASWRDVTRFLAHGFPAAVYKARHWWVPTALLSTAVAALLGWWIGTHPEVQASIAAPSELRELTRPGGQYETYYSSHPAASFAAQVWTNNAWAVALCLILGVFLGLPVIWILFQNMLNLGVGIGLMSSAGRLDTFLGLVLPHGLLELTAVFVAAGTGLRLGWTLIDPGPRTRRTALAEEGRAAIGMAIGLAVVLFVSGAIEGFVTPSGLPTWARISIGIAAELAFLAYVYVLGGRAARAGETGDVEAAERSATVPTAA, encoded by the coding sequence ATGGACCTCGACGTCTTCGTCTCCGCCCACCGAGCGGAGTGGGACCGCCTCGAAGCTCTGCTCCGTCGCCAGCGTCGCCTCAGCGGTGCCGAAGCCGACGAACTCGTCACCCTCTACCAACGCGCCGCCACGCACCTCTCCCTGATCCAGTCCAGTGCCCCCGACCCCCAGCTGACCGGCAGGCTCAGCCAACTCGTGGCACGCGCGCGTGGCGCCGTGACAGGCACCCGACGCGCCTCCTGGCGCGACGTCACCCGCTTCCTCGCCCACGGCTTCCCCGCCGCCGTCTACAAGGCACGCCACTGGTGGGTACCCACCGCGCTGCTGTCCACGGCGGTCGCGGCCCTCCTGGGCTGGTGGATCGGCACCCATCCCGAAGTGCAGGCCTCCATCGCGGCCCCCAGCGAACTGCGCGAGCTCACCCGCCCCGGCGGCCAGTACGAGACGTACTACTCCAGCCACCCGGCCGCCAGCTTCGCCGCCCAGGTGTGGACCAACAACGCCTGGGCCGTAGCCCTGTGCCTGATCCTGGGTGTCTTCCTGGGACTCCCGGTCATCTGGATCCTCTTCCAGAACATGCTCAACCTGGGCGTCGGCATCGGCCTGATGTCCTCGGCCGGCCGCCTCGACACGTTCCTCGGCCTGGTCCTCCCACACGGCCTGCTCGAACTGACCGCAGTTTTCGTGGCCGCCGGCACCGGCCTGCGCCTCGGCTGGACCCTCATCGACCCGGGCCCCCGCACCCGACGCACAGCTCTCGCGGAAGAGGGCCGTGCCGCCATCGGCATGGCCATCGGCCTGGCGGTGGTCCTCTTCGTCTCCGGCGCCATCGAAGGCTTCGTCACCCCGTCCGGCCTCCCCACGTGGGCCCGCATCAGCATCGGGATCGCCGCCGAACTGGCTTTCCTCGCCTACGTCTACGTCCTAGGCGGCCGTGCCGCCCGGGCGGGCGAGACCGGTGACGTCGAGGCAGCGGAACGCAGCGCGACCGTCCCCACAGCCGCCTGA
- a CDS encoding metallopeptidase family protein: MDKPVTPRAAAPGPRRRDRHGRGMRGPIAPPQVPLAASRAEAFADLVQDSVERLERRWPQLADIDFLVLEVPRLDGPGQAWNDEAVPLGGTVSAREGRPARVVVYRRPVEIRTKGRDERAALVHEVVVEQVAELLGLTPETVDPRYGEDQG, encoded by the coding sequence ATGGACAAGCCCGTAACTCCCCGAGCCGCCGCCCCCGGGCCCCGCCGCCGTGATCGCCACGGCCGGGGCATGCGCGGCCCGATCGCACCACCGCAGGTGCCGCTCGCCGCCAGCCGCGCGGAGGCGTTCGCGGATCTGGTGCAGGACTCCGTGGAGCGCCTGGAGCGGCGGTGGCCGCAGCTCGCCGACATCGATTTCCTGGTGCTGGAGGTGCCGCGTCTCGACGGGCCCGGACAGGCCTGGAACGACGAGGCGGTTCCGCTGGGCGGCACGGTCAGCGCCCGCGAGGGGCGCCCCGCGCGCGTGGTGGTCTACCGGCGACCGGTCGAGATCCGCACCAAGGGGCGCGACGAGCGGGCGGCGCTGGTGCACGAGGTCGTCGTCGAGCAGGTCGCCGAGCTGCTGGGGCTGACGCCGGAGACGGTGGATCCGCGGTACGGCGAGGACCAGGGCTGA
- the ahcY gene encoding adenosylhomocysteinase produces the protein MTTVENRQDFKVADLSLAEFGRKEITLAEHEMPGLMAIRKEYAEAQPLAGARVTGSLHMTVQTAVLIETLVALGARVRWASCNIFSTQDHAAAAIAVGPNGTPDNPQGVPVFAWKGETLEEYWWCTEQALTWPDSPTGGPNMILDDGGDATLLVHKGVEYEKDGKVPDVDTAESDEHRVILELLHRTITDGSQKWTQLASEIRGVTEETTTGVHRLYEMQRDGILLFPAINVNDAVTKSKFDNKYGCRHSLVDGINRATDTLIGGKTAVICGYGDVGKGCAESLRGQGARVIVTEIDPICALQAAMDGYQVTTLDEVVDKADIFITTTGNKDIIMAGDMAKMKHQAIVGNIGHFDNEIDMAGLAKIPGIVKDEIKPQVHTWTFPDGKVIIVLSEGRLLNLGNATGHPSFVMSNSFADQTLAQIELFTKPDEYPTGVYVLPKHLDEKVARLHLDALGVKLTTLRPEQAEYIGVQVEGPYKPDHYRY, from the coding sequence ATGACGACTGTCGAAAACCGACAGGACTTCAAGGTCGCCGACCTCTCCCTGGCCGAGTTCGGCCGCAAGGAGATCACCCTCGCCGAGCACGAGATGCCCGGCCTGATGGCGATCCGCAAGGAGTACGCCGAGGCGCAGCCCCTGGCCGGCGCCCGCGTCACCGGCTCCCTGCACATGACCGTGCAGACCGCCGTGCTCATCGAGACCCTGGTCGCCCTTGGCGCCCGGGTCCGCTGGGCCTCCTGCAACATCTTCTCCACCCAGGACCACGCCGCGGCCGCCATCGCCGTCGGCCCGAACGGCACGCCCGACAACCCGCAGGGCGTTCCGGTCTTCGCCTGGAAGGGCGAGACCCTGGAGGAGTACTGGTGGTGCACGGAGCAGGCGCTGACCTGGCCCGACAGCCCCACCGGCGGCCCGAACATGATCCTGGACGACGGCGGTGACGCCACCCTCCTCGTCCACAAGGGCGTCGAGTACGAGAAGGACGGCAAGGTCCCGGACGTCGACACCGCCGAGTCCGACGAGCACCGAGTCATCCTCGAGCTCCTGCACCGCACCATCACGGACGGCTCGCAGAAGTGGACTCAGCTGGCCTCCGAGATCCGCGGCGTGACCGAGGAGACCACGACCGGCGTCCACCGCCTGTACGAGATGCAGCGCGACGGCATCCTCCTGTTCCCGGCGATCAACGTCAACGACGCGGTCACCAAGTCGAAGTTCGACAACAAGTACGGCTGCCGCCACTCGCTCGTCGACGGCATCAACCGCGCCACCGACACCCTCATCGGCGGCAAGACCGCGGTCATCTGCGGCTACGGCGACGTGGGCAAGGGCTGCGCGGAGTCCCTGCGCGGACAGGGCGCCCGCGTGATCGTCACCGAGATCGACCCGATCTGCGCCCTCCAGGCCGCGATGGACGGCTACCAGGTCACGACCCTCGACGAGGTCGTCGACAAGGCCGACATCTTCATCACCACGACCGGCAACAAGGACATCATCATGGCCGGCGACATGGCCAAGATGAAGCACCAGGCGATCGTGGGCAACATCGGCCACTTCGACAACGAGATCGACATGGCCGGCCTCGCGAAGATCCCCGGCATCGTCAAGGACGAGATCAAGCCGCAGGTCCACACCTGGACCTTCCCCGACGGCAAGGTGATCATCGTCCTGTCCGAGGGCCGTCTGCTGAACCTGGGCAACGCCACCGGTCACCCGTCGTTCGTGATGTCCAACTCCTTCGCGGACCAGACCCTGGCCCAGATCGAGCTGTTCACCAAGCCCGACGAGTACCCGACCGGCGTCTACGTGCTGCCCAAGCACCTCGACGAGAAGGTCGCCCGCCTCCACCTGGACGCGCTCGGCGTGAAGCTGACCACGCTCCGCCCCGAGCAGGCCGAGTACATCGGCGTGCAGGTCGAGGGCCCGTACAAGCCGGACCACTACCGCTACTGA
- a CDS encoding RDD family protein: MSELVTGEAVALELRPARLPSRALAVLLDLVVAVAVYVAVTIAIVVSTASLDEAAQTALSIATFVLVLVGGPIAVETLSHGRSLGKMACGLRVVRDDGGPIRFRHALVRGLIGVIEILMTFGVVACIASFVSARGRRLGDVFAGTLVVRERIPVARTGFVPPPPPWLAGRFSGLDLSAVPDGLWLAVRQYLTRMQQLDPQVGWSMAERLASDLAERTGAPVPQGVPPAAYLAAVVHERQAREARRAFGSGSASPAAPAAETAPGAAAAPATEGASAAGAAPAGYVPPVVPSGTASEPSGAAVASSGGGRPAESQHEMPAGDRPGTGFVPPA; encoded by the coding sequence GTGAGTGAGCTGGTGACGGGCGAGGCGGTGGCGCTGGAGCTGCGCCCCGCGAGGTTGCCCAGCAGGGCGCTGGCCGTGTTGCTGGATCTTGTGGTGGCCGTGGCCGTCTACGTTGCGGTGACCATCGCGATCGTGGTGTCCACCGCCTCGCTCGACGAGGCGGCACAGACGGCGCTGTCGATCGCGACGTTCGTTCTCGTTCTGGTGGGTGGGCCGATCGCGGTCGAGACGCTGAGTCATGGGCGTTCGCTCGGGAAGATGGCGTGCGGTCTGCGTGTGGTGCGGGACGACGGGGGGCCGATCCGGTTCCGGCATGCGCTGGTGAGGGGCTTGATCGGAGTGATCGAGATCCTCATGACCTTCGGGGTCGTCGCTTGTATCGCCTCGTTCGTGTCGGCGCGTGGGCGGCGGCTGGGGGATGTGTTCGCGGGGACTCTCGTCGTCCGGGAGCGGATTCCGGTCGCGCGGACCGGTTTCGTGCCGCCTCCCCCGCCCTGGCTGGCGGGGCGCTTCTCCGGGCTCGATCTGTCTGCGGTGCCCGACGGGTTGTGGCTCGCCGTCCGTCAGTACCTGACGCGTATGCAGCAGCTGGATCCGCAGGTGGGCTGGTCCATGGCGGAGCGGCTGGCGTCGGATCTCGCCGAACGTACCGGGGCTCCGGTGCCGCAGGGTGTTCCGCCGGCCGCGTACCTGGCGGCGGTCGTGCATGAACGGCAGGCGCGGGAGGCTCGGCGGGCCTTCGGGAGCGGGTCGGCATCGCCGGCCGCTCCGGCTGCTGAGACCGCTCCGGGTGCCGCTGCGGCTCCAGCTACTGAGGGTGCTTCGGCTGCGGGCGCGGCGCCCGCCGGGTATGTGCCGCCGGTTGTGCCGTCTGGTACTGCGTCGGAGCCGTCCGGTGCGGCTGTCGCGTCGTCCGGCGGGGGCCGGCCCGCGGAGTCTCAGCATGAGATGCCCGCGGGTGACCGTCCCGGGACCGGGTTCGTGCCGCCGGCGTAG
- a CDS encoding Trm112 family protein yields the protein MALEAGLLEILACPACHAPLKEQDTELLCTDQNCGLAYPVRDGIPVLLVDEARRPA from the coding sequence ATGGCCCTCGAAGCCGGCCTCCTCGAAATCCTCGCCTGCCCGGCCTGCCACGCCCCCCTCAAGGAGCAGGACACCGAACTGCTCTGCACCGACCAGAACTGCGGCCTGGCCTACCCCGTCCGCGACGGCATCCCCGTCCTCCTGGTCGACGAGGCCCGCCGCCCCGCCTAG
- a CDS encoding SIS domain-containing protein: protein MLDESLLDNPEGLSEADHRGLLRGAAEAGARVRTAARHSAEAGVKDLKPDGRPRAVLIAGPGAAATHAADLLGTLAGPGSPVTRLAPTGVAPAAGALRWELPGWAGSVDLLLITTPDGTEPGLSLLAEQAYRRGCAVVAVAPGRSPLADAVNGSHGLFIPMATAPYDADEPLAASAPGVLWALLTPLLALLDRTGVLAAPPDDLGKVADRLDRIAERCGPAIATYSNPAKTLAAELADALPIVWTEGTSAGPAGRRFAAALAELSGIPTVVAELPEALAAHSALLAGPLAASANPDDFFRDRVEEPPALHARVVLLRDRPIGGLTAAPGARDLALSHDTPISELEPEAGGELETLAELIAITDFAAVYLALATRA from the coding sequence ATGCTCGACGAATCGCTGCTCGACAACCCGGAGGGCCTCTCCGAGGCCGACCACCGCGGGCTGCTCCGCGGCGCCGCAGAAGCCGGCGCCCGCGTGCGCACGGCCGCCCGCCACTCCGCCGAAGCCGGCGTCAAGGACCTCAAGCCCGACGGCCGCCCCCGCGCCGTCCTCATCGCCGGCCCGGGCGCCGCCGCCACCCACGCCGCCGACCTCCTCGGCACCCTCGCCGGCCCCGGCAGCCCGGTCACGCGGCTGGCCCCCACCGGCGTCGCCCCCGCCGCGGGCGCCCTGCGCTGGGAGCTGCCCGGCTGGGCCGGCTCCGTCGACCTCCTCCTGATCACCACCCCGGACGGCACCGAACCGGGCCTGTCCCTCCTGGCCGAACAGGCCTACCGCCGCGGCTGCGCCGTCGTCGCCGTGGCCCCCGGCCGCTCCCCGCTCGCCGACGCGGTGAACGGCTCGCACGGCCTGTTCATCCCCATGGCGACCGCCCCGTACGACGCGGACGAGCCCCTCGCCGCCTCCGCCCCCGGCGTCCTGTGGGCGCTGCTCACCCCACTGCTCGCGCTGCTGGACCGTACGGGAGTGCTCGCCGCCCCGCCGGACGACCTCGGCAAGGTCGCCGACCGCCTCGACCGCATCGCCGAACGCTGCGGCCCCGCCATCGCCACCTACAGCAACCCCGCCAAGACCCTGGCCGCCGAACTCGCCGACGCGCTCCCGATCGTCTGGACCGAGGGCACCTCGGCCGGACCGGCGGGCCGCCGTTTCGCCGCCGCGCTCGCCGAGCTGTCCGGCATCCCCACGGTCGTCGCCGAGCTCCCCGAGGCCCTCGCCGCCCACAGCGCCCTCCTCGCCGGCCCACTGGCCGCCAGCGCCAACCCCGACGACTTCTTCCGCGACCGCGTCGAGGAACCACCCGCCCTGCACGCGCGCGTGGTGCTCCTCCGCGACCGCCCCATCGGCGGCCTCACCGCCGCCCCCGGCGCCCGCGACCTGGCCCTCAGCCACGACACGCCGATCAGCGAACTGGAACCGGAGGCGGGCGGTGAACTGGAGACCCTCGCGGAACTGATCGCCATCACAGATTTCGCGGCGGTTTACCTGGCGCTCGCTACGAGGGCCTGA